In Desulfomonile tiedjei DSM 6799, a genomic segment contains:
- a CDS encoding ribonuclease domain-containing protein has translation MSCVKYWILLLALTIACALPFTAQADSVSIFTADSHHSTQAIIKAGDLPHQAQNTLALIKRGGPFSHPEKDGTVFGNREGRLPHKPRGYYREYTVPTPGVRGRGARRIVAGSCGEFYYTDDHYTTFRRILE, from the coding sequence GTGTCTTGCGTAAAATACTGGATTCTTCTGCTAGCTCTTACCATCGCCTGTGCTCTCCCCTTCACAGCACAAGCGGACTCGGTTTCGATCTTCACTGCCGATTCTCACCACAGTACCCAAGCCATTATAAAAGCAGGAGATCTGCCGCACCAAGCGCAGAATACTCTGGCACTGATCAAGAGAGGCGGCCCCTTCTCGCATCCCGAAAAAGACGGCACCGTTTTCGGCAACCGAGAAGGTAGGCTTCCACACAAACCGAGAGGCTATTATCGGGAGTACACAGTGCCAACTCCGGGGGTCCGCGGAAGAGGGGCTCGTCGCATTGTGGCTGGTTCTTGCGGTGAGTTTTATTATACCGACGATCATTACACAACGTTCAGACGAATCCTGGAGTGA
- a CDS encoding barstar family protein, which produces MKLGELLKKTEASGVYLLDEAIPASEVEHLVRGLDFTFFHLQGSRILSKTDFLIEIAATLRFPDYFGYNWDALADCMTDITGGDENSRVILFDRFDLFAENSPAEFATALEIFGESAIFLSQRGIGCFVLLQGRRSAAPELPKVEN; this is translated from the coding sequence ATGAAATTAGGTGAGCTCCTGAAGAAAACTGAAGCATCCGGGGTTTATCTTCTGGATGAAGCAATACCTGCCTCAGAAGTAGAACATCTCGTCCGTGGTCTCGATTTCACGTTTTTTCATCTTCAGGGCAGCCGAATTCTCTCAAAAACGGATTTCCTCATAGAGATTGCCGCGACTTTACGTTTCCCCGATTACTTCGGTTATAACTGGGATGCTCTGGCGGATTGCATGACTGACATTACCGGCGGAGATGAGAACAGCCGAGTTATCCTTTTCGACAGATTCGATCTCTTTGCGGAGAATTCTCCCGCTGAATTTGCTACAGCTCTGGAAATTTTTGGCGAGTCGGCAATTTTTCTCTCCCAGAGAGGAATCGGCTGCTTCGTACTGCTCCAGGGAAGAAGATCTGCCGCTCCGGAACTCCCCAAAGTGGAGAACTAA
- a CDS encoding P1 family peptidase, which produces MGKTGKENYLTDVQGILIGHFTSLESASGVTVVLCPKGATAGVDVRGAAPGTRETDLLAPLNLVEQVQAVVLSGGSVYGLSASDGVVRWLSEQGMGFPLPDRKAVPIVPAAVLFDLGRGKDFVPPVGPEWGRIACENAVSKYNGLGCLGAGTGAVSGAIKGGLGSASEVLASGITVAAIVAVNSLGSVIDSRTGLAWELETEIDDEFGPIARRRVKLPQPEPPAAAANTTIGLIATDAVLTKAQAMKIAQMAHDGLARAIRPCHTMFDGDTIFCVATGIHDLPDTPGFFVAPKAVALNDIGRSAADCMSRAIIRGIVETHSLGTAVALRDLEAF; this is translated from the coding sequence ATGGGAAAAACAGGCAAAGAGAATTACCTTACCGATGTACAAGGAATCCTGATAGGACATTTCACGTCCTTGGAGTCAGCTTCCGGAGTGACCGTCGTGCTCTGTCCGAAGGGGGCCACTGCTGGAGTCGATGTTCGTGGAGCTGCACCCGGGACCCGGGAAACAGACCTGCTTGCACCGCTGAATCTGGTGGAACAAGTACAAGCCGTGGTGCTATCCGGAGGATCCGTGTACGGACTTTCAGCTTCAGACGGTGTGGTGCGATGGCTGTCTGAACAGGGTATGGGCTTTCCGCTGCCGGATAGAAAAGCCGTACCGATCGTACCTGCGGCTGTATTGTTCGATCTCGGCCGAGGCAAGGATTTTGTTCCGCCCGTGGGTCCGGAGTGGGGACGGATCGCCTGCGAAAACGCAGTTTCAAAGTATAACGGTCTCGGATGCCTTGGAGCTGGAACCGGTGCGGTGTCCGGAGCCATAAAGGGTGGCTTGGGATCGGCGAGCGAAGTCCTGGCATCAGGCATTACGGTAGCTGCAATAGTCGCAGTGAACTCGCTGGGATCGGTGATCGACTCGAGAACCGGCCTCGCGTGGGAACTGGAAACGGAGATTGATGACGAGTTCGGCCCGATTGCGAGACGCCGGGTCAAATTGCCTCAACCTGAACCACCGGCTGCAGCCGCCAACACTACAATCGGGTTGATAGCGACCGATGCGGTACTCACGAAGGCGCAAGCTATGAAAATTGCTCAAATGGCCCATGATGGTCTGGCTCGGGCAATCAGGCCTTGTCACACCATGTTTGACGGAGACACGATCTTTTGTGTTGCCACCGGCATCCACGATCTGCCGGACACTCCGGGCTTCTTTGTGGCTCCCAAAGCGGTCGCCCTGAATGACATCGGAAGATCTGCAGCAGACTGCATGAGTAGGGCAATTATCAGAGGAATTGTGGAAACCCACAGTCTGGGAACAGCGGTCGCCCTGAGAGATCTGGAGGCATTCTGA
- a CDS encoding cation diffusion facilitator family transporter, producing MSYDPEKTVNKDDPLTACTSKGEDWQQHNSQSGTGDFRSDTRAMLAALIVGALLTGLKFYGFWITGSSAILSDALESIINVVAAAFGFVSVIVSHKPADESHPYGHGQIEFFSAGFEGALIMLAAGGVFYEGLRQIFYPLELPNLGPGLLFLVTAAVGNLILAMVLLKIARRTGSLVLEADGKHLMSDVFTSSAVFVGLGAVHYTGWFRLDGIIACVAGANIIFWGTTLVRRAFGGLMHKADPELLDEVCAILAEHKKNKWIDVHRLRAWRSGQRVHIDFHLILPRDLPLEEAHSEVKLIEGLFTKHYKAPDILVHLDPCLDPDCPVCANRICDHRQEDPTQEKEWHRKNLIGDAPSHKRIG from the coding sequence ATGAGCTATGATCCGGAGAAGACGGTGAATAAAGACGATCCCCTGACCGCATGTACCTCGAAAGGCGAAGATTGGCAACAGCACAACTCTCAATCCGGGACAGGTGACTTCAGGTCAGACACGCGAGCCATGCTTGCCGCACTCATTGTAGGTGCCTTGTTAACGGGGCTCAAATTTTATGGTTTTTGGATCACCGGTTCATCGGCAATATTGTCGGACGCCCTGGAATCAATCATCAATGTTGTTGCTGCAGCTTTCGGATTCGTCAGTGTCATTGTTTCTCACAAACCTGCTGATGAGAGCCATCCATATGGACATGGTCAAATAGAATTCTTTTCAGCGGGATTTGAAGGCGCTCTCATTATGTTAGCTGCGGGAGGGGTCTTTTATGAGGGCTTGAGGCAGATCTTCTATCCGCTGGAACTCCCTAACCTTGGGCCAGGACTCTTGTTTCTCGTTACGGCTGCTGTCGGTAATCTCATTCTCGCTATGGTGCTGCTCAAAATCGCAAGAAGAACCGGCTCGCTGGTTCTCGAGGCGGATGGCAAACATCTCATGAGTGACGTGTTTACCTCCTCAGCGGTGTTTGTGGGCCTCGGGGCCGTTCACTATACCGGCTGGTTCAGACTGGACGGGATCATCGCATGTGTTGCCGGAGCAAACATAATTTTCTGGGGAACAACGCTGGTCAGAAGGGCCTTTGGCGGTTTGATGCACAAGGCCGATCCCGAGCTTCTCGATGAAGTCTGCGCCATTCTGGCAGAGCATAAGAAAAACAAGTGGATAGATGTTCACCGGCTCCGGGCCTGGAGATCGGGGCAGAGAGTCCACATCGATTTCCATTTGATCTTACCCCGGGATCTTCCATTGGAGGAGGCCCATTCAGAGGTGAAGCTCATAGAGGGACTTTTCACGAAACACTACAAAGCGCCGGATATCCTGGTTCATCTGGACCCCTGTTTGGACCCCGATTGTCCCGTATGCGCGAATAGGATCTGCGATCATCGTCAGGAAGACCCTACTCAAGAAAAAGAATGGCACAGGAAAAATCTCATCGGCGACGCCCCCAGCCATAAACGAATCGGTTAG
- a CDS encoding endonuclease/exonuclease/phosphatase family protein, with protein MRGSRISIASYNVHAWNGMDRSYNPRRIIQVLDELKADVIALQEACFPENEAFSRLMQDITKTTGLELIAGPTFCRNGENFGNVLLTRYPVSRLRRLDLSVRSREPRGALDVDLDVNGTILRVVATHLGLRASERRAQVDILLESLSIGHVQYTVVMGDFNIWSPLSPAKHRLTKRLGKGPTLATYPTMFPLFALDRIFVRPKKILKEFTVHKSVTAKIASDHLPIKAVLELG; from the coding sequence GTGAGAGGCAGTCGCATTTCGATAGCAAGCTATAATGTGCACGCGTGGAACGGCATGGATCGTTCGTACAATCCGCGGCGCATCATCCAGGTGCTCGATGAATTGAAGGCAGACGTGATAGCGCTTCAGGAAGCCTGCTTTCCCGAAAATGAAGCGTTCAGTCGTTTGATGCAGGACATTACGAAGACTACGGGTCTCGAGCTTATTGCAGGACCGACCTTCTGTAGAAACGGTGAAAACTTTGGGAATGTGCTGTTAACGAGATATCCCGTGTCCAGGCTTCGGCGATTGGATTTGAGCGTCAGATCGAGGGAGCCGAGAGGAGCATTGGACGTGGACCTCGATGTGAATGGAACCATCCTTCGAGTGGTGGCAACACACCTGGGATTACGAGCATCGGAACGCAGGGCACAAGTCGACATCTTGTTGGAATCCCTCTCTATCGGTCATGTTCAGTACACTGTTGTCATGGGGGATTTCAACATATGGTCGCCGCTTAGTCCAGCGAAGCACCGTTTGACAAAACGTCTGGGAAAAGGACCAACACTAGCCACTTATCCTACTATGTTCCCTCTATTTGCTCTTGACAGAATTTTTGTGCGTCCGAAAAAAATTCTCAAGGAATTCACGGTGCATAAAAGTGTCACTGCGAAGATTGCCTCCGATCATTTACCTATAAAGGCTGTTCTCGAATTGGGTTGA
- a CDS encoding VTT domain-containing protein, which translates to MEKEMVFRNKKHEGVLIEGRNCSSKRKARNVSFLIDGASYFTAFVRAVEQAKSTIYIAGWDIDSRVSLLRRNSTEIESSRFGRFLDRVVAGKPDLRAYILLWDFSSLFMLDREFMPVFKLGWQTHSRVQFMLDDRHPLGASHHEKIVVIDDSIAFVGGMDFGKGRWDTSEHIVNDPRRMEPDGNIHNPFHDVQILLDGDVAQALGDVFRRRWYRASGIRLVPPLPHDDYYWPAENAPDLEDVTVAIARTDPGYVKPPPVHEIEHLYRDAIASASKFIYIENQYLTSDSVIHALADRLTDSYGPEIVLILPHKSAGWLEEGTMDALRALALKRLLQADAFDRLGVYYPVLPGMETGDMVIHSKVMVVDDDLVRIGSSNLSNRSMGLDTECDVALESSGEDRIRKKIGGLRNKLLAEHLGSSPEIIEPNLARSQSLVKTIEHLRNSERSLKRLSPQVPEWIEAIAPTLNVVDPERPVNLEKMIDDFVPEDLKMSHGPTLWKLAAMILVIAGLSVLWKWGPLRELITADSLAIWGGGLRQNDAAPLLVTLAYVAGTLVMVPITLLIAATALIFEPWLSFLYAVIGCLGAATVSYGIGRLVGRDTIRNIAGNRVNKISKRLAQQNSLTIAAIRLLPIAPFPLVNLVMGASRVKFVNYVTGTLLGLLPGIVIISLFAGSLKSAWENPNFKSLIVVLAIAAVSAATIFLVRKRWQRGPLSSAKRHGAA; encoded by the coding sequence ATGGAAAAAGAAATGGTATTCCGAAATAAGAAACACGAAGGAGTTCTCATAGAAGGAAGAAATTGCTCCAGCAAGAGGAAGGCTCGCAATGTCTCGTTTCTCATTGATGGCGCTTCGTATTTTACTGCATTCGTGCGAGCGGTCGAGCAGGCGAAATCGACAATTTACATTGCCGGTTGGGATATTGACAGTCGAGTTTCCTTATTGCGGAGGAACAGTACGGAAATCGAATCAAGCAGGTTCGGCCGCTTTCTCGACAGGGTAGTTGCCGGCAAACCCGATCTTCGAGCTTACATTCTGCTCTGGGATTTTTCGAGCCTCTTTATGTTGGACAGAGAATTTATGCCGGTATTCAAGCTAGGATGGCAGACCCATTCACGTGTTCAATTCATGCTCGATGACAGGCATCCTCTTGGAGCGTCACACCACGAGAAGATAGTGGTGATCGACGACAGTATTGCTTTTGTCGGAGGGATGGACTTCGGAAAAGGCCGTTGGGACACGTCGGAACACATCGTGAACGATCCGCGAAGGATGGAGCCCGATGGAAACATACATAATCCATTTCATGACGTTCAGATTCTCTTGGATGGAGATGTTGCGCAAGCACTTGGCGATGTGTTCAGGCGAAGATGGTACAGGGCTTCCGGAATCCGGCTTGTTCCACCACTTCCGCATGATGATTATTACTGGCCTGCAGAAAATGCACCGGACCTGGAAGATGTCACAGTCGCAATTGCGAGGACGGATCCTGGTTATGTGAAACCACCGCCGGTTCATGAAATCGAGCATTTGTACAGAGATGCCATTGCCAGCGCGAGCAAATTCATTTATATTGAAAATCAATATCTTACTTCAGATAGTGTCATTCACGCTCTCGCCGATCGTCTGACAGATTCTTACGGACCGGAAATCGTTCTAATTCTTCCGCACAAGAGTGCCGGTTGGCTAGAAGAAGGGACCATGGACGCGCTCCGGGCTCTTGCCCTCAAGCGTCTTTTGCAAGCGGATGCGTTCGACAGGCTGGGCGTTTATTATCCCGTATTACCAGGTATGGAAACAGGGGACATGGTTATTCATTCTAAGGTCATGGTTGTAGACGATGACCTGGTAAGGATTGGATCGTCAAACTTGAGCAATCGATCTATGGGATTAGACACGGAATGTGATGTCGCTCTGGAATCATCGGGAGAGGACCGCATTCGAAAAAAAATAGGCGGACTGAGAAACAAACTTCTGGCAGAACACCTGGGTTCATCCCCCGAAATTATCGAACCAAATTTGGCTCGTTCTCAATCACTGGTGAAGACTATCGAGCATTTGAGGAATTCGGAACGAAGCCTGAAGCGTTTGTCTCCTCAGGTGCCGGAATGGATCGAGGCGATTGCACCGACCTTGAATGTGGTCGATCCGGAAAGGCCGGTAAACCTTGAAAAGATGATTGATGACTTCGTTCCTGAAGATCTCAAAATGTCCCATGGACCGACGCTGTGGAAACTGGCAGCAATGATCCTCGTAATCGCCGGATTATCTGTCCTGTGGAAATGGGGACCTCTGAGAGAGCTGATCACTGCCGACAGTCTCGCTATTTGGGGGGGCGGGCTACGTCAAAACGATGCGGCTCCGTTGCTGGTGACCCTTGCGTACGTCGCCGGAACGCTTGTAATGGTTCCGATAACGCTCCTCATAGCTGCGACAGCACTGATCTTCGAGCCTTGGCTAAGTTTTCTTTATGCAGTTATCGGTTGTCTCGGAGCAGCTACGGTATCGTACGGTATAGGCCGTCTCGTCGGTCGAGACACCATTCGAAACATTGCAGGCAACAGGGTGAACAAAATAAGCAAACGCCTTGCTCAACAGAATTCTCTTACTATAGCAGCCATTCGCCTTCTGCCTATTGCGCCTTTTCCGCTGGTAAATCTCGTCATGGGTGCTTCCCGGGTGAAATTCGTGAACTACGTGACAGGAACGCTTCTGGGATTGTTGCCGGGTATCGTCATTATCTCTCTCTTTGCAGGGAGTCTGAAATCGGCGTGGGAGAATCCAAATTTCAAAAGTCTTATTGTTGTCCTCGCTATAGCGGCTGTATCCGCAGCAACCATCTTTCTTGTCAGAAAGAGGTGGCAGCGAGGACCTCTCTCATCAGCAAAGCGACATGGTGCTGCTTGA
- a CDS encoding class II SORL domain-containing protein, whose product MARIGELYQAADWKTEKHVPVIECADEVAAEEMFDVSVSLGKEIAHPNTTEHHIMWIKVHFKPNEDKFSYDLGSFEFSAHGASVEGPNTGPAYTNHSVVCRIKLKKSGVLFASAYCNIHGLWENSKPINVRQQL is encoded by the coding sequence ATGGCAAGAATTGGCGAACTCTATCAGGCTGCGGATTGGAAAACTGAAAAACATGTACCGGTGATCGAGTGTGCCGACGAGGTGGCTGCGGAAGAAATGTTCGATGTCTCGGTGTCCCTCGGGAAAGAAATAGCGCATCCGAACACCACAGAACACCATATTATGTGGATCAAGGTACATTTCAAGCCGAATGAAGACAAGTTTTCGTACGATCTGGGTAGTTTTGAATTCAGTGCCCATGGAGCATCCGTTGAAGGGCCGAATACAGGGCCGGCCTATACCAACCATTCGGTAGTATGCAGAATCAAGCTGAAGAAATCCGGAGTTCTTTTCGCTAGCGCGTACTGCAATATTCATGGTCTTTGGGAGAATTCGAAGCCGATAAACGTGCGTCAGCAACTTTAA
- a CDS encoding AMIN domain-containing protein, whose amino-acid sequence MKTLSRLILVFLLVVVVVGTAFADPTTLTAVQLSPDLRVLTVTFQGQPGKHSAFVIENPSRLVIDFDETALARITTRVPVHREPVDMIRIGQENGRARVVVDFGNHPVPPFKLDRRHDSVVVHLGSGSIGGRPAPPKQQQAQAVKPKPPTARESRLNSPPAKRNDLNVKSAGIAENLIYVEVTDEKDPKRAYRLVFDLDKTDFSVRGATVSDPTGSVRRFHLVSSESTPQAKVDSLEKKETPPAVESSPSGKGKFKWGLQSGPQTGLQSDDEFTEQESMTRGPLKMERFQLKPRQSAQTN is encoded by the coding sequence ATGAAGACATTATCACGGTTGATCTTGGTGTTCTTACTGGTTGTTGTGGTTGTCGGCACAGCCTTTGCGGATCCCACCACTTTGACAGCAGTTCAATTATCTCCTGATCTCAGAGTATTGACTGTAACCTTTCAAGGACAGCCCGGGAAGCACTCCGCATTTGTGATCGAGAATCCTTCCCGTCTGGTGATAGATTTCGATGAGACTGCACTCGCACGGATTACCACCAGAGTCCCAGTTCACCGAGAACCTGTCGACATGATACGAATTGGACAAGAGAACGGCCGTGCCAGAGTGGTGGTCGATTTTGGAAACCACCCAGTGCCGCCTTTCAAGCTTGACCGCCGACATGATTCAGTCGTGGTACACCTCGGGAGTGGTTCAATCGGAGGTAGACCCGCCCCTCCGAAACAGCAACAAGCTCAGGCTGTCAAACCGAAACCTCCGACCGCGAGAGAATCCCGTTTGAACTCTCCGCCGGCTAAACGAAACGATCTGAACGTGAAATCAGCAGGCATTGCAGAAAACTTGATCTACGTAGAAGTTACGGATGAAAAAGACCCCAAACGCGCGTATCGGCTGGTTTTCGATCTGGATAAGACTGATTTCAGTGTTCGAGGTGCCACAGTGAGCGATCCCACGGGCAGTGTGAGACGCTTCCATCTCGTTTCCAGTGAATCCACCCCTCAGGCCAAGGTTGATTCTCTTGAGAAAAAAGAGACTCCTCCTGCCGTCGAGTCTTCTCCGTCCGGAAAGGGCAAGTTCAAATGGGGACTCCAGAGTGGACCTCAGACCGGACTTCAGTCTGATGACGAGTTTACAGAACAGGAAAGCATGACGAGGGGACCGCTCAAGATGGAGCGATTCCAGTTGAAACCGCGCCAATCCGCACAGACGAACTGA
- a CDS encoding DUF362 domain-containing protein: MKQKVLIYRCENYEPASIAAIVKEGMQELGVTPRGKILLKPNCVIAHEVFPHAYTRAEFIDGVIRALKERAGDGIEEILVGERSGITVPTRFSYKNAGYEEVLSRNHAKPCYFDEEKQISVKLSNPYRLRDSMFIPKPVTQCDCFINLPKFKAHPWTRLTLSLKNLIGIQDDRHRLVDHNSFLEHKIADLQETIQTDFIAVDAIVAGQKMMLTPTPFPMGAIIMGINPCAVDTICSHMVNVDPNTIVHLRLAAERGFGPIDMELIDIGGDLPLREVQDRNRGFEFCMEHIDSYFKDTGNLSCTVGTFPESHSADYCWGGCPGALQEAIHIFKMYYPDVLQRMRKVRYVVGQVEGPLDLAPDERVIFAGDCTRWEGTLDGKHVKIEGKYRSTKEVDENRTPSNDMLLKIFGSLLECYANTSSRYIHAKGCPVSVAAHVNYLSSIGRIPNVNFDPRNLIPINVAYWNMRFHRFMNRFL, encoded by the coding sequence ATGAAACAGAAAGTCCTTATCTATAGATGCGAGAATTACGAGCCTGCTTCAATTGCTGCCATCGTAAAAGAAGGCATGCAAGAATTGGGTGTCACGCCGCGCGGAAAGATCTTGCTTAAACCCAACTGTGTAATAGCCCATGAGGTGTTTCCGCATGCATATACCCGGGCGGAATTCATCGATGGAGTGATTCGAGCGCTGAAAGAAAGGGCAGGGGACGGAATAGAGGAAATCCTCGTTGGAGAACGCTCCGGAATTACCGTACCTACAAGATTTTCATACAAGAACGCCGGGTACGAGGAAGTCTTATCTCGAAATCATGCGAAGCCCTGCTATTTTGATGAAGAAAAACAAATTTCAGTCAAACTCTCCAATCCCTACCGCCTGCGCGATTCCATGTTTATTCCAAAGCCGGTTACCCAATGCGATTGCTTCATCAATCTTCCCAAATTCAAAGCTCATCCCTGGACACGGTTAACTCTGAGCCTCAAGAATCTGATCGGGATTCAGGACGACCGACATAGGCTCGTCGATCACAATAGCTTTCTGGAACACAAAATCGCAGACCTTCAGGAAACGATACAAACGGATTTTATCGCTGTAGACGCCATAGTAGCGGGCCAGAAGATGATGCTCACCCCCACACCGTTTCCCATGGGAGCTATAATCATGGGCATCAACCCCTGTGCGGTGGATACGATCTGCAGCCATATGGTTAACGTGGATCCCAACACGATTGTCCATTTGCGGCTCGCGGCGGAACGCGGATTTGGTCCCATCGACATGGAACTCATTGATATCGGCGGTGATTTGCCTCTCCGCGAAGTTCAGGACAGAAACCGCGGGTTTGAGTTCTGCATGGAACATATCGATAGCTATTTCAAGGATACCGGGAATCTCTCCTGTACTGTCGGCACTTTTCCTGAATCGCATTCAGCGGATTACTGTTGGGGAGGATGCCCCGGCGCTCTTCAGGAAGCCATCCACATATTTAAGATGTACTATCCGGATGTCCTTCAACGCATGAGAAAAGTCAGATATGTGGTCGGCCAAGTTGAAGGACCATTGGACCTTGCGCCGGACGAGCGAGTAATTTTTGCCGGAGATTGCACGCGCTGGGAAGGAACACTGGATGGGAAGCACGTCAAAATAGAAGGTAAATACAGGAGCACTAAAGAGGTTGATGAGAACCGGACACCTTCAAACGATATGCTGCTAAAAATATTCGGTTCATTGCTGGAGTGCTATGCAAACACCTCTTCGAGGTACATTCACGCCAAAGGATGTCCCGTTTCAGTTGCTGCACACGTGAATTATTTGTCCTCCATAGGAAGGATCCCCAATGTCAATTTCGATCCCAGAAATCTGATTCCGATCAACGTCGCTTATTGGAACATGCGATTCCATCGCTTCATGAATCGCTTTCTGTGA
- a CDS encoding DUF72 domain-containing protein translates to MNKRPSVNIGTSGWHYNHWIGPFYPEDLPKRNFFQHYAKKFMTVEINNSFYMLPQTKTFESWKDQSPAGFLYAVKASRFITHMKRLKDPDRSLPEFFRRVEILETKLGPILFQLPPHWKYNEERFQQFLAALPRSHRYAFEFRDQSWINDNALALLKRYGAALVLYDFGELSVPKQATADFVYVRLHGPGGPYEGSYSLEELRTWSDAIAAWSDDGLDVFCYFDNDQCGYAPKNAIQLMELVQSARKGSRRK, encoded by the coding sequence ATGAATAAGCGTCCAAGCGTCAATATCGGGACTTCCGGGTGGCACTACAATCATTGGATCGGGCCGTTCTACCCGGAAGATCTTCCAAAGAGAAATTTCTTTCAGCATTATGCAAAAAAGTTTATGACCGTAGAGATCAACAACTCTTTCTATATGCTTCCTCAGACAAAGACTTTTGAATCATGGAAAGACCAATCTCCGGCCGGTTTTCTCTACGCGGTTAAAGCAAGCAGGTTCATCACGCATATGAAGCGGCTCAAGGACCCGGACCGCTCTCTCCCGGAATTCTTTCGGAGAGTGGAAATCCTGGAAACGAAACTGGGGCCGATTCTCTTTCAATTGCCGCCTCACTGGAAGTACAATGAGGAACGATTTCAACAATTTCTTGCTGCATTGCCACGTTCGCACAGGTACGCTTTTGAATTCCGGGACCAGAGCTGGATCAACGATAATGCCTTGGCACTCCTGAAAAGGTACGGCGCTGCCCTGGTTTTGTACGATTTCGGAGAGCTTTCCGTCCCAAAACAGGCTACAGCGGATTTCGTATATGTGCGGCTTCATGGTCCCGGAGGACCGTACGAAGGCAGCTATTCACTCGAAGAGCTGAGAACCTGGTCTGATGCCATTGCTGCCTGGAGTGACGACGGACTGGATGTTTTCTGTTACTTCGATAACGACCAGTGCGGCTATGCCCCGAAAAATGCAATCCAGTTGATGGAGCTTGTTCAATCTGCTAGGAAAGGTTCAAGACGGAAATGA
- a CDS encoding rhodanese-like domain-containing protein, translating to MKNFLNIAIRALIIAVVFSLVGLGLNAVSPTGVPLIYTPPEKLVVSGVSIPLINEVEARRFLEDPSSVFVDTRNEEDFSERHVKGAVFLHPNSVEERFPEVQPLIPEESRVILYCYGPECDMAERVAEFLAQLGYKNMMIMSAGFKSWEKAGFPSESSKRRERS from the coding sequence ATGAAAAATTTTCTCAATATAGCGATCAGGGCACTGATCATCGCCGTGGTATTCAGTCTGGTGGGGCTGGGACTAAACGCGGTATCTCCCACCGGTGTCCCGCTGATTTATACTCCCCCCGAGAAATTGGTTGTGAGCGGAGTCTCAATACCTCTCATCAATGAGGTTGAAGCGCGCCGATTTCTTGAAGATCCCTCTTCAGTCTTCGTCGACACGCGGAATGAAGAAGATTTCTCGGAACGCCACGTGAAAGGCGCTGTGTTTCTCCATCCCAACTCCGTAGAGGAACGTTTTCCTGAAGTACAGCCGCTGATCCCTGAAGAAAGCCGCGTCATTCTCTACTGTTACGGTCCCGAATGTGATATGGCTGAACGCGTCGCGGAGTTTCTGGCACAGTTGGGTTATAAGAACATGATGATCATGTCTGCCGGGTTCAAAAGCTGGGAAAAAGCCGGTTTTCCTTCAGAGTCCTCGAAACGAAGAGAACGCTCCTGA